A single genomic interval of bacterium harbors:
- a CDS encoding transposase encodes MANRKTPFVIGEFYHIYNRGVDKRNIFSDEQDVDRFMQSMDVFNVLEPIGSIYEKTFEDKRFGSKASKSEKLVNFIAYCLNPNHYHFILEPLVDRGIEKFMQRLGTGDTKYFNNKYKRSGALFQGKFKSIHINSNEYLLHLSAYVNLNWRVHQLGRSMSKLVKSRSSWGEYTGDERKGFCEKGIILEQFKNKADYKTFAQDSLESILERKADLKEMGRYLLE; translated from the coding sequence ATGGCTAACAGAAAAACACCATTTGTAATTGGAGAATTTTATCACATCTATAATCGCGGAGTTGATAAGAGGAATATTTTTTCCGATGAGCAGGACGTAGATCGCTTTATGCAGAGCATGGACGTGTTTAATGTTCTTGAGCCGATTGGGAGTATTTACGAAAAAACCTTTGAAGATAAGCGATTTGGAAGCAAGGCTTCCAAATCGGAAAAACTGGTCAATTTTATTGCCTACTGTCTTAATCCCAATCATTATCATTTTATATTGGAACCTCTTGTTGATAGGGGTATAGAAAAATTTATGCAAAGATTGGGAACTGGAGATACAAAATATTTTAATAACAAATATAAACGATCGGGGGCATTATTCCAAGGAAAGTTTAAGTCAATACATATTAATTCAAACGAATATCTGCTTCATTTGAGTGCGTATGTGAATTTAAACTGGCGTGTTCACCAGCTTGGACGTTCGATGTCCAAGCTGGTGAAAAGTAGATCGAGCTGGGGGGAGTATACAGGAGATGAGAGAAAGGGATTTTGCGAGAAGGGAATTATTTTGGAGCAATTTAAAAACAAGGCGGACTATAAAACATTCGCGCAAGATTCCCTCGAGAGCATTTTAGAAAGAAAAGCAGATTTGAAAGAGATGGGAAGGTATTTATTGGAATAA